In a genomic window of Pseudoxanthomonas indica:
- a CDS encoding fimbrial protein yields the protein MQSQSQMRRSATTTHSTRVNPGWLRWQRTMVAQGLLVLFAFWVMGSAHAAYRCNTRTPADIDLPFAKTISVPPGLKAGSAITAWTAVDSIEKAYVCATRERDRIGVYNVGINLSPSGYTYGTNPQYTVWKTNLTGVGVAVRTWTYLRWIVGVQGGCSDGWRGPTNLTTTAIVTGSGVGSASGASASCGGTLIQSAGWGGKSEAILVKIGDVSPGSFKRTQIYAMRIGGSGDSWYGAGTYDRKYYLGSTSFTRPTCSTPDVTVDMGKHSNGSFAGVGSTLAPVKFTVSINSCPTGYSKVSYLFSSLQAVDNDMGLLKMTSTSSAKGIGLKLMRSDGSALKMQAWNKLDDYQSSKGGDSKITLRAALYRTGEVSPGNFSSEVLLTMGYE from the coding sequence ATGCAAAGCCAGTCACAGATGCGCCGCTCAGCCACCACCACCCACAGCACCCGCGTGAATCCGGGTTGGCTCCGATGGCAGCGCACAATGGTCGCGCAGGGTTTGCTTGTCCTTTTCGCATTCTGGGTGATGGGATCGGCGCATGCGGCCTACAGATGCAATACGCGGACGCCAGCCGACATCGACCTGCCGTTCGCGAAAACGATTTCTGTCCCACCCGGCTTGAAGGCCGGCAGCGCCATCACTGCCTGGACCGCGGTCGACAGCATCGAGAAGGCTTATGTTTGCGCGACCCGTGAGCGTGATCGCATCGGCGTCTACAACGTCGGCATCAACCTGTCCCCATCAGGCTACACCTATGGAACCAACCCGCAGTACACCGTGTGGAAGACCAATCTGACCGGTGTAGGCGTCGCCGTGCGGACCTGGACCTACCTGCGCTGGATCGTCGGCGTGCAGGGAGGGTGCAGCGACGGTTGGCGTGGCCCCACCAATCTGACCACCACGGCCATTGTCACCGGCTCGGGCGTAGGCAGCGCCAGCGGCGCCTCTGCGAGCTGTGGCGGCACCCTGATCCAGTCGGCGGGCTGGGGCGGCAAGTCCGAGGCCATACTGGTGAAAATCGGCGATGTCAGTCCAGGCAGCTTCAAGCGGACACAAATCTATGCAATGCGTATTGGCGGCAGTGGTGACAGCTGGTACGGAGCCGGCACCTACGACCGCAAGTACTATCTGGGCAGCACCAGCTTCACGCGGCCGACATGCAGTACGCCGGACGTCACGGTCGACATGGGCAAGCATTCCAATGGTTCGTTTGCCGGCGTGGGTTCGACATTGGCGCCGGTGAAATTCACCGTCAGCATCAACAGCTGTCCCACTGGTTACAGCAAAGTCAGCTATCTTTTCAGTTCCCTGCAAGCCGTTGACAATGACATGGGCCTGCTGAAGATGACGTCCACATCCTCGGCCAAAGGCATCGGACTGAAGCTGATGCGAAGTGACGGTTCGGCTCTGAAAATGCAAGCCTGGAACAAGCTTGACGACTATCAGTCAAGCAAAGGGGGCGACTCGAAGATCACCCTGCGGGCAGCTTTGTACCGCACAGGCGAGGTAAGTCCAGGAAACTTCAGTTCAGAAGTGCTGCTGACCATGGGCTACGAATAG